In the Kaistella sp. 97-N-M2 genome, one interval contains:
- the rpsI gene encoding 30S ribosomal protein S9: MSIVHKIGRRKTSVARVYVRPGSGVITINKKDSKEYFGTDVLVYKVNQPFLLTETAGQYDVTVNVFGGGITGQAEAIRLGVSRALCEINEEFRLLLKPHGLLTRDARMVERKKPGQKKARKKFQFSKR, translated from the coding sequence ATGTCAATAGTTCATAAAATCGGAAGAAGAAAAACTTCTGTTGCAAGAGTTTACGTGAGACCAGGTTCTGGTGTGATCACGATAAACAAAAAGGATTCTAAGGAATACTTTGGAACTGACGTTTTGGTTTACAAAGTGAATCAGCCATTTTTATTAACAGAAACAGCGGGTCAGTACGACGTAACTGTGAATGTTTTCGGTGGTGGTATCACAGGACAGGCTGAAGCAATCAGACTGGGAGTTTCCAGAGCTTTATGCGAAATCAACGAAGAATTCCGTTTGCTTTTGAAGCCACACGGATTGCTTACAAGAGACGCAAGAATGGTTGAAAGAAAAAAACCAGGTCAGAAAAAAGCAAGAAAGAAATTCCAATTCTCCAAACGTTAA
- a CDS encoding DUF6759 domain-containing protein, whose protein sequence is MKKAALILTVFSALHLSAQKKKSDILKSTNIKEIENFLRVAHPDDPRRSVLKPKLISLRNSTWMKAGKTSFASLKPVVTEIPRSVVQQKHNAEAEEFRKLLDENSGNHQKKTVKLLNQLFNNDVSNKEAILLLQNNSDCNMIVRIQGEYYYNLAVPAHGENSVVIKKGDYQLSSNVCDARYSSTKNIAKNMLVILNNPVVQLQSYAQGRNGASN, encoded by the coding sequence ATGAAGAAAGCTGCTCTTATTCTTACGGTTTTCAGTGCGCTACATCTTTCTGCACAAAAAAAGAAATCCGATATTTTAAAAAGCACCAATATAAAGGAAATTGAAAATTTTCTTCGCGTTGCACATCCCGATGATCCCCGAAGATCCGTGCTGAAGCCAAAATTAATTTCCCTGCGAAATTCTACCTGGATGAAAGCGGGCAAAACGTCTTTCGCTTCGTTAAAGCCAGTGGTAACCGAAATCCCGAGGAGTGTTGTGCAACAAAAACATAACGCTGAAGCCGAAGAGTTTCGAAAACTGTTGGACGAAAATTCCGGCAATCACCAGAAAAAAACAGTGAAACTTCTAAACCAGCTTTTCAATAATGATGTTTCGAATAAAGAGGCAATTCTGCTGCTGCAAAATAATTCCGACTGTAATATGATTGTCCGGATTCAGGGTGAATATTATTACAACCTTGCGGTTCCGGCACATGGGGAAAATTCGGTGGTTATAAAAAAAGGAGATTATCAGCTCAGCAGCAACGTTTGCGATGCGCGGTACAGTTCTACCAAAAATATTGCAAAAAATATGCTGGTGATTTTAAACAACCCGGTGGTACAACTTCAGTCCTACGCGCAGGGTAGAAACGGCGCATCAAATTGA
- the rplM gene encoding 50S ribosomal protein L13, whose translation MNTLSYKTVSANKATANKEWVVVDAEGQPLGRLASKVAKILRGKHKTNFTPHADCGDNVIVLNAGKITLSGNKWADKTYIWHTGYPGGQKSMTALELQKKDSLKVLEKSVKGMIPKTKLGNQLFKNLYLYEGTEHKHEAQQPKVININEFK comes from the coding sequence GTGAATACATTAAGTTACAAAACCGTCTCGGCTAACAAAGCTACTGCAAATAAAGAATGGGTTGTGGTAGACGCTGAAGGACAACCTTTAGGAAGATTAGCTTCCAAGGTTGCAAAGATTTTGAGAGGTAAGCACAAAACGAATTTCACCCCTCACGCAGATTGCGGAGATAATGTGATCGTTTTGAATGCTGGAAAGATTACTCTTTCCGGAAACAAGTGGGCTGACAAAACTTACATTTGGCATACTGGTTATCCAGGCGGTCAAAAGTCTATGACTGCTCTTGAACTTCAAAAGAAAGATTCTTTGAAAGTATTGGAAAAATCTGTAAAAGGAATGATTCCAAAAACTAAATTAGGGAATCAACTGTTCAAAAACCTTTATTTATATGAAGGAACTGAGCACAAACATGAAGCGCAACAGCCGAAAGTAATTAATATTAACGAATTCAAATAA
- the rpsB gene encoding 30S ribosomal protein S2, giving the protein MAKANVKDLLEAGVHFGHMTRKWNPNMAPYIFMEKNGIHIVDLHKTAVKLDEACSALEKITSAGKKVLFVATKKQAKEVVAKYAAELNMPYITERWPGGMLTNFVTIRKAVKKMNQIDKMKKDGTFETLSKKERLQVDRQRANLEKNLGSISDMVRLPSALFVVDIMKEHIAVTEAKKLGIPIFAIVDTNSDPRKVEYVIPGNDDASKSIDMLLSIVSSSIKDGLSQRKADKEKSKEEGEKVSADADADFDSEAPATAAE; this is encoded by the coding sequence ATGGCAAAAGCAAATGTTAAAGACCTTTTAGAGGCAGGCGTACACTTTGGTCACATGACCCGTAAGTGGAATCCAAATATGGCTCCATACATTTTTATGGAGAAAAACGGTATTCACATCGTAGACTTACATAAAACAGCAGTAAAATTGGACGAAGCGTGTTCCGCTTTGGAAAAAATTACCTCTGCAGGTAAAAAAGTTCTTTTCGTAGCAACTAAAAAGCAAGCGAAAGAAGTGGTAGCAAAATATGCTGCTGAACTTAATATGCCTTATATTACTGAAAGATGGCCCGGAGGAATGTTAACAAATTTTGTTACCATCCGAAAAGCGGTTAAGAAAATGAACCAGATTGATAAAATGAAGAAAGACGGAACTTTCGAAACTTTATCTAAAAAAGAAAGACTTCAGGTTGACCGTCAAAGAGCAAACCTGGAGAAAAATTTAGGTTCAATCTCCGACATGGTTCGTCTACCATCAGCACTTTTTGTGGTTGATATTATGAAAGAGCACATCGCCGTTACCGAAGCAAAAAAATTGGGAATTCCAATTTTCGCGATCGTTGATACGAATTCTGATCCAAGAAAAGTAGAATACGTTATCCCAGGAAACGATGATGCATCCAAATCTATTGATATGTTGTTGAGCATTGTTTCATCTTCCATCAAAGACGGATTGTCTCAAAGAAAAGCAGACAAAGAAAAATCCAAAGAAGAAGGCGAAAAGGTTTCAGCAGATGCTGATGCTGATTTCGATTCTGAAGCTCCTGCAACTGCAGCAGAATAA